One genomic region from Anopheles bellator chromosome 2, idAnoBellAS_SP24_06.2, whole genome shotgun sequence encodes:
- the LOC131211470 gene encoding protein NDRG3 isoform X4, whose protein sequence is MAAVEMPHIEVPPAMPVDPMDDIELRSVQLQYPNQRGSIVGSCDLRRVPTDKGDILVAVQGDTTKPAIVTYHDLGLNYASSFAGFFNFPTMRSLLDNFCVYHVNAPGQEEGAPTFPEDYVYPTFDELASQLLFVMTHFNLKSIIGFGVGAGANILARFALANPDKVGALCLINCSSTAAGWIEWGYQLLNTRNLRTKGMTQGVLDYLMWHHFGRNPEERNLDLVQLYKSNFERSINPVNLAMLIDAYIKRTDLNIARTPSGSPQTAAPSLKMPVLNITGALSPHIDDTVTFNGRLIPEKTNWMKISDCGLVLEEQPGKLAEAFRLFLQGEGYAPTFSPHAKYHPTTATAAAAAAAATAINRNNNNNDTVSCNRHNQEFDKLNGNVLLTAGGGGSGGGGGSGGGGGGGSSEQHNGDSGGNIGITATANISSSGSACIGGSAAGAAIYENSAAMRAKNGAIRITENPLPENVAC, encoded by the exons AGCGATGCCGGTGGACCCGATGGATGACATTGAGTTGCGCTCCGTGCAGCTACAGTACCCGAACCAGCGAGGCTCGATAGTGGGTTCGTGCGACCTGCGTCGGGTACCGACGGACAAGGGAGACATTCTGGTGGCTGTCCAGGGTGACACAACCAAGCCGGCGATTGTGACGTACCACGATCTGGGATTGAACT ATGCATCGAGCTTTGCCGGGTTCTTCAACTTTCCCACGATGCGCTCGCTGCTGGATAACTTCTGTGTCTATCACGTGAACGCCCCCGGCCAGGAAGAGGGAGCCCCTACGTTCCCGGAAGA CTACGTCTATCCGACGTTCGACGAACTGGCGTCGCAACTGCTGTTTGTGATGACGCACTTTAATTTGAAGTCCATCATCGGGTTCGGTGTCGGCGCCGGAGCCAACATTCTGGCTCGGTTTGCTCTGGCCAATCCGGATAAG GTTGGTGCACTCTGTCTTATCAACTGCAGCTCCACAGCAGCCGGTTGGATCGAATGGGGCTACCAGTTGCTGAATACGCGTAATCTGCGCACCAAGGGCATGACCCAGGGCGTGCTGGACTACCTGATGTGGCATCACTTCGGTCGGAATCCAGAGGAGCGTAATCTGGATTTGGTGCAG CTGTATAAAAGCAACTTTGAGCGTTCGATAAATCCGGTTAACTTGGCCATGTTGATTGATGCGTACATCAAGCGTACCGATTTGAACATTGCCCGGACACCTTCCGGATCGCCACAGACAG CTGCCCCGTCACTGAAGATGCCCGTGTTAAACATTACTGGTGCGCTTTCGCCCCACATCGATGACACGGTGACGTTCAACGGTAGACTAATCCCCGAGAAGACTAATTGGATGAAg ATTTCCGATTGCGGCCTGGTACTGGAGGAACAACCGGGCAAGCTGGCCGAAGCGTTCCGACTTTTCCTCCAGGGAGAAGGCTACG CACCAACATTTTCACCGCATGCTAAATACCATCCAaccactgctactgctgctgccgctgctgctgctgcaactgctatcaaccgcaacaacaacaacaatgacacGGTGTCGTGTAATCGCCACAATCAAGAGTTCGACAAGCTGAACGGCAACGTGCTGCTGACCGCCGGAGgaggcggcagcggcggcggtggcggtagtggcggcggcggcggcggtggtagcTCTGAACAGCACAACGGGGACAGCGGCGGAAACATCGGCATCACAGCAACGGCCAACATCTCCAGCAGCGGAAGTGCGTGCATCGGCGGAAGTGCCGCCGGTGCTGCCATCTATGAAAACAGTGCCGCGATGCGGGCCAAGAATGGCGCGATTCGAATAACGGAAAATCCGTTGCCTGAAAACGTGGCGTGCTAG
- the LOC131211470 gene encoding protein NDRG3 isoform X3: MPSAPAHTAEEARLLGAMPVDPMDDIELRSVQLQYPNQRGSIVGSCDLRRVPTDKGDILVAVQGDTTKPAIVTYHDLGLNYASSFAGFFNFPTMRSLLDNFCVYHVNAPGQEEGAPTFPEDYVYPTFDELASQLLFVMTHFNLKSIIGFGVGAGANILARFALANPDKVGALCLINCSSTAAGWIEWGYQLLNTRNLRTKGMTQGVLDYLMWHHFGRNPEERNLDLVQLYKSNFERSINPVNLAMLIDAYIKRTDLNIARTPSGSPQTAAPSLKMPVLNITGALSPHIDDTVTFNGRLIPEKTNWMKISDCGLVLEEQPGKLAEAFRLFLQGEGYAPTFSPHAKYHPTTATAAAAAAAATAINRNNNNNDTVSCNRHNQEFDKLNGNVLLTAGGGGSGGGGGSGGGGGGGSSEQHNGDSGGNIGITATANISSSGSACIGGSAAGAAIYENSAAMRAKNGAIRITENPLPENVAC, encoded by the exons AGCGATGCCGGTGGACCCGATGGATGACATTGAGTTGCGCTCCGTGCAGCTACAGTACCCGAACCAGCGAGGCTCGATAGTGGGTTCGTGCGACCTGCGTCGGGTACCGACGGACAAGGGAGACATTCTGGTGGCTGTCCAGGGTGACACAACCAAGCCGGCGATTGTGACGTACCACGATCTGGGATTGAACT ATGCATCGAGCTTTGCCGGGTTCTTCAACTTTCCCACGATGCGCTCGCTGCTGGATAACTTCTGTGTCTATCACGTGAACGCCCCCGGCCAGGAAGAGGGAGCCCCTACGTTCCCGGAAGA CTACGTCTATCCGACGTTCGACGAACTGGCGTCGCAACTGCTGTTTGTGATGACGCACTTTAATTTGAAGTCCATCATCGGGTTCGGTGTCGGCGCCGGAGCCAACATTCTGGCTCGGTTTGCTCTGGCCAATCCGGATAAG GTTGGTGCACTCTGTCTTATCAACTGCAGCTCCACAGCAGCCGGTTGGATCGAATGGGGCTACCAGTTGCTGAATACGCGTAATCTGCGCACCAAGGGCATGACCCAGGGCGTGCTGGACTACCTGATGTGGCATCACTTCGGTCGGAATCCAGAGGAGCGTAATCTGGATTTGGTGCAG CTGTATAAAAGCAACTTTGAGCGTTCGATAAATCCGGTTAACTTGGCCATGTTGATTGATGCGTACATCAAGCGTACCGATTTGAACATTGCCCGGACACCTTCCGGATCGCCACAGACAG CTGCCCCGTCACTGAAGATGCCCGTGTTAAACATTACTGGTGCGCTTTCGCCCCACATCGATGACACGGTGACGTTCAACGGTAGACTAATCCCCGAGAAGACTAATTGGATGAAg ATTTCCGATTGCGGCCTGGTACTGGAGGAACAACCGGGCAAGCTGGCCGAAGCGTTCCGACTTTTCCTCCAGGGAGAAGGCTACG CACCAACATTTTCACCGCATGCTAAATACCATCCAaccactgctactgctgctgccgctgctgctgctgcaactgctatcaaccgcaacaacaacaacaatgacacGGTGTCGTGTAATCGCCACAATCAAGAGTTCGACAAGCTGAACGGCAACGTGCTGCTGACCGCCGGAGgaggcggcagcggcggcggtggcggtagtggcggcggcggcggcggtggtagcTCTGAACAGCACAACGGGGACAGCGGCGGAAACATCGGCATCACAGCAACGGCCAACATCTCCAGCAGCGGAAGTGCGTGCATCGGCGGAAGTGCCGCCGGTGCTGCCATCTATGAAAACAGTGCCGCGATGCGGGCCAAGAATGGCGCGATTCGAATAACGGAAAATCCGTTGCCTGAAAACGTGGCGTGCTAG
- the LOC131211470 gene encoding protein NDRG3 isoform X5, with product MPVDPMDDIELRSVQLQYPNQRGSIVGSCDLRRVPTDKGDILVAVQGDTTKPAIVTYHDLGLNYASSFAGFFNFPTMRSLLDNFCVYHVNAPGQEEGAPTFPEDYVYPTFDELASQLLFVMTHFNLKSIIGFGVGAGANILARFALANPDKVGALCLINCSSTAAGWIEWGYQLLNTRNLRTKGMTQGVLDYLMWHHFGRNPEERNLDLVQLYKSNFERSINPVNLAMLIDAYIKRTDLNIARTPSGSPQTAAPSLKMPVLNITGALSPHIDDTVTFNGRLIPEKTNWMKISDCGLVLEEQPGKLAEAFRLFLQGEGYAPTFSPHAKYHPTTATAAAAAAAATAINRNNNNNDTVSCNRHNQEFDKLNGNVLLTAGGGGSGGGGGSGGGGGGGSSEQHNGDSGGNIGITATANISSSGSACIGGSAAGAAIYENSAAMRAKNGAIRITENPLPENVAC from the exons ATGCCGGTGGACCCGATGGATGACATTGAGTTGCGCTCCGTGCAGCTACAGTACCCGAACCAGCGAGGCTCGATAGTGGGTTCGTGCGACCTGCGTCGGGTACCGACGGACAAGGGAGACATTCTGGTGGCTGTCCAGGGTGACACAACCAAGCCGGCGATTGTGACGTACCACGATCTGGGATTGAACT ATGCATCGAGCTTTGCCGGGTTCTTCAACTTTCCCACGATGCGCTCGCTGCTGGATAACTTCTGTGTCTATCACGTGAACGCCCCCGGCCAGGAAGAGGGAGCCCCTACGTTCCCGGAAGA CTACGTCTATCCGACGTTCGACGAACTGGCGTCGCAACTGCTGTTTGTGATGACGCACTTTAATTTGAAGTCCATCATCGGGTTCGGTGTCGGCGCCGGAGCCAACATTCTGGCTCGGTTTGCTCTGGCCAATCCGGATAAG GTTGGTGCACTCTGTCTTATCAACTGCAGCTCCACAGCAGCCGGTTGGATCGAATGGGGCTACCAGTTGCTGAATACGCGTAATCTGCGCACCAAGGGCATGACCCAGGGCGTGCTGGACTACCTGATGTGGCATCACTTCGGTCGGAATCCAGAGGAGCGTAATCTGGATTTGGTGCAG CTGTATAAAAGCAACTTTGAGCGTTCGATAAATCCGGTTAACTTGGCCATGTTGATTGATGCGTACATCAAGCGTACCGATTTGAACATTGCCCGGACACCTTCCGGATCGCCACAGACAG CTGCCCCGTCACTGAAGATGCCCGTGTTAAACATTACTGGTGCGCTTTCGCCCCACATCGATGACACGGTGACGTTCAACGGTAGACTAATCCCCGAGAAGACTAATTGGATGAAg ATTTCCGATTGCGGCCTGGTACTGGAGGAACAACCGGGCAAGCTGGCCGAAGCGTTCCGACTTTTCCTCCAGGGAGAAGGCTACG CACCAACATTTTCACCGCATGCTAAATACCATCCAaccactgctactgctgctgccgctgctgctgctgcaactgctatcaaccgcaacaacaacaacaatgacacGGTGTCGTGTAATCGCCACAATCAAGAGTTCGACAAGCTGAACGGCAACGTGCTGCTGACCGCCGGAGgaggcggcagcggcggcggtggcggtagtggcggcggcggcggcggtggtagcTCTGAACAGCACAACGGGGACAGCGGCGGAAACATCGGCATCACAGCAACGGCCAACATCTCCAGCAGCGGAAGTGCGTGCATCGGCGGAAGTGCCGCCGGTGCTGCCATCTATGAAAACAGTGCCGCGATGCGGGCCAAGAATGGCGCGATTCGAATAACGGAAAATCCGTTGCCTGAAAACGTGGCGTGCTAG